The Pseudophaeobacter arcticus DSM 23566 genome includes a region encoding these proteins:
- the scpB gene encoding SMC-Scp complex subunit ScpB — protein sequence MHPPHSAASANDPQSDSDSLFDAPPIAEQERMVEAVLFASATPVTLRDLEGRMPHGCNPATALEHLRKRYEGRGVRVVQVGEAWAIRTAPDLGFLMQKEIVETRKLSRAAIETLAIIAYHQPVTRAEIEEIRGVSVSRGTVDQLLEMEWIRIGRRRMTPGRPVTFVVTPVFLDHFGLESARDLPGLKELRAAGLLENRPPPGSLQLGQGGEDDEEIGDQPELFGE from the coding sequence ATGCACCCCCCCCATAGCGCCGCCTCCGCGAATGACCCGCAAAGTGACAGCGACAGCCTGTTTGATGCCCCGCCCATTGCAGAGCAGGAGCGCATGGTAGAGGCCGTGCTCTTTGCCAGTGCCACGCCGGTAACCCTGCGCGATCTGGAAGGGCGGATGCCGCATGGCTGCAATCCGGCGACGGCCCTGGAACATCTGCGCAAACGCTACGAAGGGCGTGGGGTCCGGGTGGTTCAGGTCGGCGAGGCCTGGGCCATACGCACCGCGCCTGACCTTGGCTTTTTGATGCAAAAAGAGATTGTTGAAACCCGCAAGCTGAGTCGCGCTGCAATCGAGACCCTGGCGATCATTGCCTATCACCAGCCGGTGACCCGGGCCGAGATCGAGGAAATTCGGGGGGTCTCTGTCTCGCGCGGCACGGTGGATCAGCTGTTGGAAATGGAATGGATTCGCATAGGGCGGCGGCGGATGACGCCAGGGCGACCTGTGACCTTTGTGGTGACACCAGTGTTTCTGGACCATTTTGGATTGGAAAGCGCCCGTGATCTGCCCGGGCTGAAAGAGCTGCGCGCCGCTGGCCTGCTGGAAAACAGGCCTCCTCCCGGGAGCCTGCAACTGGGGCAGGGCGGTGAGGACGACGAAGAGATCGGCGATCAGCCCGAACTGTTTGGCGAGTAA
- a CDS encoding segregation and condensation protein A has product MSEKNLFHEVTAQSVEERLAAEALIIDVDGFEGPLDLLLSLSRTQKVDLRRISVLELARQYLTFVEHAKELRIELAADYLVMAAWLAYLKSRLLLPPDPSEDGPSGAELAAHLAFQLERLQAMRDAAARLMGRDQMGRDFFVRGQNEDVERIRTVTYSANLLDLMQGYARIRTKDDFRPFVMDRDSVYTMEEALERMRALIGFTGSWTDMLSYLPDGWHKDPVKRRSATAATFAASLQLVKEGRLEIRQNENFAPIQLRSLDEDS; this is encoded by the coding sequence ATGTCTGAAAAAAACCTGTTTCATGAAGTCACCGCGCAGTCCGTCGAAGAGCGGCTGGCAGCGGAGGCACTGATTATTGATGTCGACGGCTTTGAAGGGCCGCTCGATCTGTTGCTGTCTCTCTCGCGGACGCAAAAGGTTGATCTGCGCCGGATCTCGGTGCTGGAACTGGCCCGACAGTATCTGACATTTGTGGAACACGCCAAGGAGCTGCGCATCGAGCTGGCAGCGGATTACCTGGTGATGGCGGCCTGGCTGGCCTATTTGAAATCACGCCTTCTGCTGCCCCCTGATCCCAGCGAAGACGGGCCATCCGGGGCGGAGCTTGCCGCCCATCTGGCCTTTCAGCTGGAACGGTTGCAGGCAATGCGCGATGCTGCCGCCCGTCTGATGGGGCGCGACCAGATGGGGCGCGACTTTTTTGTGCGGGGGCAAAACGAAGATGTCGAACGGATCAGGACCGTAACCTATTCTGCCAATCTTTTGGACCTGATGCAGGGCTATGCCCGGATCCGCACCAAGGATGATTTCCGCCCCTTTGTAATGGACCGCGACAGCGTTTACACCATGGAAGAGGCGCTCGAGAGGATGCGGGCTTTGATTGGCTTTACAGGCAGTTGGACGGATATGCTCAGCTATCTGCCGGATGGCTGGCACAAGGACCCGGTGAAGCGGCGCTCGGCCACGGCGGCGACCTTTGCGGCCTCTTTGCAGCTGGTCAAGGAAGGGCGGCTTGAAATCCGTCAGAACGAGAATTTTGCGCCTATTCAACTGCGCAGCCTGGACGAGGATAGCTGA
- the nagZ gene encoding beta-N-acetylhexosaminidase, with protein sequence MHPGDNTVTACGATILDAEGLVLSAEEKAFFRAADPFGFILFARNIKSADQTRALCCELREAVGRDCLITIDQEGGRVQRLRSPLARDWMAPLDHVIQAGAEAERAMYLRYRLIAQELFDLGIDSNCAPVGDLVTPNTHEFLKNRCYGDSLEQVVALARVTAQAHLDGGVLPVLKHIPGHGRATVDSHKDLPFVSAPLETLRAQDFAVFAQLNDLPIGMTAHLVYGALDGQPATISKSVMTMIRSEIGFGGLIMTDDISMKALAGTPAKNAAAAREAGCDLVLYCNASLAERRAVAEAAGPMDAAGLARAEVALARRQPPSPLDTAAAEAELTALMGGKVYV encoded by the coding sequence TTGCATCCCGGTGACAACACGGTGACGGCCTGCGGCGCTACCATTCTTGATGCCGAAGGGCTGGTTCTGAGTGCTGAGGAAAAGGCGTTTTTCCGCGCAGCGGATCCTTTTGGCTTTATTCTCTTTGCCCGCAATATCAAAAGCGCCGATCAAACGCGGGCACTGTGCTGTGAACTGCGCGAGGCCGTAGGTCGCGACTGTCTGATCACCATCGACCAGGAGGGTGGCCGGGTGCAGCGCCTGCGCAGCCCGCTGGCGCGGGATTGGATGGCGCCGCTGGACCATGTGATACAGGCTGGCGCAGAGGCCGAGCGCGCCATGTATCTGCGCTATCGCCTGATTGCGCAGGAGTTGTTTGATCTTGGCATCGATAGCAACTGCGCACCGGTTGGCGATCTGGTGACGCCAAACACCCATGAGTTTTTGAAAAACCGCTGCTATGGCGACAGCCTTGAACAGGTCGTCGCGCTGGCACGGGTGACGGCACAGGCACATCTGGATGGCGGCGTGCTGCCCGTGTTGAAACATATTCCGGGCCATGGTCGCGCAACCGTGGATAGCCACAAGGACCTGCCGTTTGTGTCGGCTCCTCTGGAAACGCTGCGGGCGCAGGATTTTGCTGTCTTTGCGCAGTTGAACGACCTGCCAATCGGCATGACGGCGCATCTGGTCTATGGGGCGCTGGATGGGCAACCGGCCACCATTTCAAAAAGTGTCATGACAATGATCCGCAGTGAGATCGGCTTTGGCGGTCTGATCATGACCGATGATATCTCGATGAAGGCATTGGCCGGAACCCCTGCGAAAAATGCAGCGGCGGCCCGCGAGGCGGGCTGCGATCTGGTGCTGTATTGTAATGCCTCGCTTGCGGAGCGCCGCGCAGTTGCAGAGGCCGCAGGGCCAATGGATGCGGCAGGGCTGGCCCGGGCTGAGGTGGCTTTGGCGCGGCGCCAGCCCCCCAGTCCACTTGACACTGCGGCAGCTGAAGCCGAACTTACCGCCTTGATGGGCGGAAAGGTCTATGTCTGA
- a CDS encoding SPOR domain-containing protein, which translates to MAYFAQAGSDQPYSHNGSRNEGASDRFGHGGTGTNTSGTNTSGTNTSGPNTSGPKITVNPHVTARSVPAGQAQGSHYAPQAQASQHHATQHHATQHQVSQQPVSPRASRSVSPFPAEGPDLYANYQPRPSETEAAAAAPIAFAVAPPAAAPLQQPKLQDYVSEDYSVPGIGAQDYSTQSFRTQSYAAAPEVTEVPAGAGHVGQDFAALQGTADSTYGGAAAQSYGYETQDEDTDYGYDDDSSYATPGMASGLARATGLLGATASLALVIGLGVWGYQLVMRDVSGVPVVRAVEGPMRAQPENPGGSQADHQGLAVNSVAANGTAEAPAERLTLAPQPIELSQDDQPMSRLTTPEADVPPQVINQGSQTAVPQISEASVTAYQNGDIDALVAELTDGVARLEDTEDNSQEQPSVAPVIVQPEPLQPVEIAAIGAAVRPSSALLNAPGVKISLRPTLRPARFSPAVAQVSPGAGRATLEVDPNSLPAGTRLAQLGAYESAEVARAEWDRIYHRFEDYLEGKTRVIQRAESGGRTFYRLRAMGFDGLSDARRFCSTLVAGKADCIPVTTR; encoded by the coding sequence ATGGCGTATTTTGCGCAGGCGGGCTCTGATCAGCCCTATTCCCATAACGGTTCCCGCAATGAGGGGGCTTCTGATCGCTTTGGGCATGGCGGCACTGGCACCAATACCTCTGGCACCAATACCTCTGGCACCAATACCTCTGGCCCCAACACTTCTGGCCCCAAGATCACTGTGAACCCGCATGTGACCGCACGCAGCGTTCCGGCGGGGCAGGCGCAGGGGAGCCATTACGCGCCCCAGGCGCAGGCCAGTCAACATCACGCCACGCAGCACCACGCCACGCAACATCAGGTCAGCCAACAGCCCGTTTCGCCACGCGCGTCCCGCAGTGTGAGTCCTTTTCCGGCGGAAGGCCCTGATCTCTACGCCAATTACCAGCCGCGCCCATCAGAGACTGAGGCCGCCGCCGCGGCGCCAATTGCCTTTGCTGTTGCTCCGCCCGCAGCGGCACCGCTGCAACAGCCAAAGCTGCAGGACTACGTGAGCGAAGATTATAGCGTTCCGGGGATTGGCGCGCAGGACTATTCCACCCAGAGCTTTCGCACGCAGAGCTACGCCGCCGCGCCTGAGGTAACTGAGGTTCCTGCCGGAGCTGGGCATGTCGGGCAAGATTTTGCCGCCCTGCAAGGCACCGCCGATAGCACCTATGGCGGCGCTGCGGCGCAGAGCTATGGCTATGAGACGCAAGACGAAGACACAGACTACGGCTATGACGACGACAGCAGCTATGCGACGCCGGGGATGGCGTCTGGTCTGGCGCGTGCCACCGGCCTGCTGGGAGCCACCGCGTCTCTGGCGCTGGTGATCGGCCTGGGCGTCTGGGGCTATCAGCTGGTCATGCGCGACGTCAGTGGCGTTCCTGTTGTGCGCGCGGTCGAAGGACCAATGCGGGCGCAGCCTGAAAATCCTGGTGGGAGCCAGGCGGATCATCAGGGGCTGGCGGTGAACTCGGTTGCCGCCAATGGCACCGCCGAAGCGCCAGCCGAGCGCTTGACCCTGGCGCCGCAACCCATCGAACTGTCACAGGACGATCAGCCCATGTCGCGCCTCACAACGCCAGAAGCAGACGTGCCACCACAGGTGATCAACCAAGGCAGCCAAACAGCCGTGCCGCAGATCTCTGAGGCCTCGGTGACCGCATACCAGAACGGCGATATCGACGCTTTGGTGGCGGAACTCACCGATGGGGTTGCCCGCCTTGAAGATACTGAAGATAATTCACAGGAGCAGCCTTCGGTGGCTCCGGTGATCGTGCAGCCAGAACCGTTGCAACCTGTTGAAATCGCTGCTATCGGCGCTGCCGTTAGACCCTCTTCTGCGCTGCTCAATGCGCCCGGTGTCAAGATCTCGCTGCGTCCAACTCTGCGTCCGGCACGGTTCAGCCCTGCAGTTGCACAGGTGTCCCCCGGCGCTGGTCGAGCGACCCTCGAAGTTGACCCCAACAGTCTTCCGGCTGGAACGCGCCTGGCACAACTGGGCGCCTATGAAAGCGCCGAAGTGGCCCGTGCGGAATGGGATCGGATCTATCACCGCTTTGAAGACTACCTGGAGGGTAAAACCCGGGTAATCCAGCGGGCCGAAAGTGGCGGGCGGACCTTCTACCGGTTGCGCGCCATGGGTTTTGACGGGCTGTCCGATGCCCGCCGGTTCTGCTCCACTTTGGTCGCCGGTAAGGCGGATTGCATCCCGGTGACAACACGGTGA
- the argS gene encoding arginine--tRNA ligase: MNLFSDIRALVIDSLTAMTAEGALPEGLDFENVAVEPPRDAAHGDMATNAAMVLAKPAKLKPRDIADALAAKLAEDRRISSAEVAGPGFLNLRLAPVVWQSVLGAVLDAGTDYGRANLGLGKRVNVEYVSANPTGPLHVGHTRGAVFGDALASLLGYAGYDVTREYYINDGGGQVDVLARSVYLRYLEAHGQEIAFADGTYPGDYLVPVGQALKDKVGDAYVGQPEDVWLADVREFSTDAMMALIREDLAMLGIKMDVFYSEKSLYGTGKIEAALAELESKGLIYQGVLEPPKGKKPDDWEPREQTLFKSTDHGDDVDRAVKKSDGAWTYFAPDIAYHYDKVSRGFDELIDVLGADHGGYVKRMKAAVSALSDGKVPLDIKLCQLVKLFKDGQEFKMSKRAGTFVTLRDVVDAVGPDVTRFMLLTRKNDQGFDFDLDKALEQSKDNPIFYVQYANARICSTLRKAEEAGIATNDAVLAAADLAQVSHPSQLAVIKKLAEWPRQIEIAARTNEPHRVAFYLYDLASELHGLYHLGKTEHGLRFVNESSETATHANLALARSVSIVISAGLGILGVKPAQEMR; this comes from the coding sequence ATGAACCTTTTTTCCGATATCCGCGCGCTTGTCATCGACAGCCTCACCGCCATGACTGCTGAGGGCGCACTGCCCGAGGGGCTCGACTTTGAAAATGTCGCGGTTGAGCCACCGCGTGATGCGGCCCATGGGGATATGGCCACCAATGCCGCCATGGTGCTGGCCAAACCCGCCAAGCTGAAGCCCCGCGATATCGCGGATGCGCTGGCAGCCAAACTGGCAGAGGACAGGCGCATCTCCTCGGCAGAGGTGGCGGGGCCTGGATTTTTGAACCTGCGGCTGGCACCCGTTGTTTGGCAAAGCGTGCTGGGGGCGGTTCTGGACGCCGGGACGGACTATGGCCGTGCCAATCTGGGGCTGGGGAAAAGGGTTAACGTCGAATATGTATCGGCCAACCCCACCGGACCTTTGCATGTGGGCCATACCCGTGGCGCGGTCTTTGGGGACGCGCTTGCCTCGTTGCTGGGCTATGCGGGCTATGACGTCACCCGAGAATATTACATCAACGATGGCGGTGGCCAGGTCGATGTGCTGGCGCGCTCGGTCTATCTGCGCTACCTGGAGGCCCACGGTCAGGAGATCGCCTTTGCAGATGGGACCTACCCTGGCGACTATCTGGTGCCAGTTGGCCAGGCGCTCAAGGACAAGGTTGGTGATGCCTATGTTGGCCAGCCCGAGGACGTCTGGCTGGCGGATGTGCGGGAATTCTCCACCGATGCGATGATGGCGCTGATCCGCGAAGATCTGGCTATGCTGGGCATCAAGATGGATGTGTTTTATTCGGAAAAATCCCTGTACGGCACCGGCAAGATCGAGGCCGCTCTGGCAGAGCTTGAGAGCAAGGGTCTGATCTATCAGGGCGTGCTGGAGCCACCAAAAGGCAAAAAGCCAGACGATTGGGAGCCGCGCGAGCAAACCCTGTTCAAATCCACAGACCATGGCGACGATGTGGATCGGGCCGTGAAAAAATCCGATGGTGCCTGGACCTATTTTGCCCCGGATATTGCCTATCACTACGACAAGGTCAGCCGTGGCTTTGATGAGCTGATCGACGTTCTGGGCGCCGATCACGGCGGCTATGTCAAGCGGATGAAGGCGGCTGTATCGGCCCTCTCCGATGGCAAGGTGCCACTGGATATCAAGCTGTGTCAGCTGGTGAAGCTGTTCAAGGACGGCCAGGAATTCAAGATGTCAAAACGGGCAGGGACCTTTGTCACCCTGCGCGATGTGGTTGACGCGGTTGGCCCTGATGTCACCCGCTTTATGCTGCTCACCCGCAAAAATGATCAGGGTTTTGATTTTGATCTGGATAAGGCGCTGGAGCAATCCAAGGACAATCCGATCTTCTACGTGCAATATGCCAACGCGCGGATCTGCTCGACCCTGCGCAAGGCAGAGGAGGCAGGGATCGCCACCAATGATGCCGTACTTGCTGCCGCAGATCTGGCCCAGGTGTCGCACCCGTCGCAGCTGGCTGTGATCAAGAAACTAGCGGAATGGCCGCGCCAGATTGAAATTGCCGCCCGCACAAACGAGCCGCATCGGGTGGCCTTTTACCTCTACGATCTCGCGTCCGAGCTGCATGGTCTCTACCACCTTGGCAAAACTGAGCATGGTTTACGTTTTGTTAACGAGAGCAGCGAAACAGCAACACATGCCAATTTGGCGCTGGCGCGCAGCGTTTCCATTGTTATTTCCGCCGGTCTTGGTATTCTAGGGGTGAAACCGGCGCAGGAGATGCGGTAA
- a CDS encoding YciI family protein, producing MKQWTVTFQDAPDMSRIRGDKSRRIAHIAFVRGRAELQIGGPLAMQPMQDFPGAIWTVQAETRADVERLILSDPYYVASLRRYKIRAWGDASVGQAAL from the coding sequence ATGAAACAATGGACAGTTACCTTTCAGGATGCCCCTGACATGTCACGTATCCGGGGGGATAAATCCCGCCGTATTGCCCATATCGCTTTTGTGCGCGGTCGGGCTGAGCTGCAAATTGGCGGACCGCTGGCCATGCAGCCGATGCAGGATTTTCCCGGCGCCATCTGGACGGTGCAGGCGGAAACGCGGGCGGATGTGGAACGCCTGATCCTGTCTGATCCCTATTATGTCGCCTCTTTACGGCGCTATAAAATCCGCGCCTGGGGCGATGCCTCTGTGGGCCAGGCGGCGCTTTGA
- a CDS encoding deoxyguanosinetriphosphate triphosphohydrolase, translating into MHASYATKPDQSRGRLISEEESSFRSPYQRDRDRIIHASAFRRLKHKTQVFVEHEGDNYRTRLTHSIEVGQVGRTIAAALGLNQELTEAVALAHDLGHTPFGHTGEDALHALMQPYGGFDHNAQAIRIVTCLERHYAEFDGLNLTWETLEAIAKHNGPVVGELPWALAECNAAMDLELHTHASAEAQVAALSDDIAYNNHDLHDGLRAGLFTDEDIAHLPIIGAAYQEVDQKYSGLDALRRRHEALRRVFGVMVGDVIDTSRKNLRDSGVQSVEEVRALGRPVVAFSPELWRDLKEIRAFLFRRMYRAPSVMEVRVRMAAVVAALFPYFLANPLQMPERWHDEIAAALDQTTLARIISDYIAGMTDRFALQLHEQLSREGKLA; encoded by the coding sequence ATGCATGCCTCTTATGCCACCAAACCGGACCAAAGCCGGGGCAGACTGATCTCTGAAGAGGAAAGCAGTTTTCGCTCACCCTATCAGCGCGACCGGGATCGGATCATCCATGCCAGCGCCTTCCGCCGGTTGAAACATAAAACTCAGGTCTTTGTTGAACACGAAGGGGATAATTATCGCACCCGGCTCACCCATTCGATTGAGGTCGGCCAGGTCGGGCGCACAATTGCTGCGGCGCTGGGGCTCAATCAGGAACTGACCGAGGCAGTGGCGCTGGCCCATGATCTGGGTCACACGCCCTTTGGACATACTGGCGAAGATGCGCTGCATGCGCTGATGCAGCCCTATGGCGGCTTTGATCACAACGCCCAGGCGATCCGCATTGTCACCTGTCTGGAGCGTCACTACGCTGAATTTGACGGGTTGAACCTCACCTGGGAAACCCTTGAAGCCATTGCAAAACACAATGGGCCGGTGGTCGGAGAACTTCCCTGGGCGCTGGCGGAATGCAACGCGGCTATGGATCTGGAACTGCATACCCACGCCAGCGCCGAGGCGCAGGTGGCGGCCCTGTCGGATGATATCGCCTATAACAACCACGACCTGCACGACGGGCTGCGCGCCGGGCTGTTTACGGATGAGGACATTGCCCATCTGCCGATCATTGGCGCCGCTTATCAAGAGGTCGATCAGAAATACTCCGGGTTGGATGCCCTGCGCCGACGTCACGAGGCCTTGCGCCGGGTTTTTGGTGTCATGGTCGGGGATGTTATTGATACCTCACGCAAAAATTTGCGCGACAGCGGGGTCCAAAGCGTCGAGGAGGTGCGGGCGCTGGGGCGCCCGGTGGTGGCCTTTTCACCAGAGCTGTGGCGGGATCTGAAAGAGATCCGCGCTTTTTTGTTCCGTCGTATGTACCGCGCGCCCTCAGTGATGGAGGTGCGCGTTCGCATGGCAGCAGTTGTCGCGGCGCTGTTTCCTTATTTTCTGGCCAATCCGTTGCAAATGCCAGAGCGCTGGCATGATGAGATTGCCGCGGCTTTGGATCAGACCACACTGGCGCGGATCATCTCGGATTATATCGCGGGCATGACAGACCGGTTTGCGCTGCAACTGCACGAGCAGCTGAGCCGCGAGGGCAAGCTGGCATAG
- a CDS encoding HesB/IscA family protein, with amino-acid sequence MNLPPKVTDRAFARLTEIGAASQGQALRIAVEGGGCSGFQYEIGLDAPGEDDLVLEGQGEKVVVDTVSLPFLENAVIDFTEELIGARFTIENPNASSSCGCGTSFSM; translated from the coding sequence ATGAACCTGCCACCAAAAGTGACCGATCGGGCCTTTGCCCGGCTGACCGAGATTGGCGCTGCAAGCCAGGGCCAGGCGCTGCGTATTGCGGTCGAAGGCGGCGGCTGCTCCGGCTTCCAGTATGAGATCGGCCTTGATGCCCCTGGCGAAGATGATCTGGTGCTTGAAGGTCAGGGCGAAAAAGTCGTGGTTGATACCGTATCGCTTCCCTTTTTGGAAAACGCCGTGATTGACTTCACCGAAGAGCTGATCGGCGCGCGGTTCACCATTGAGAACCCCAATGCCTCGTCCAGCTGCGGCTGCGGCACCTCGTTTTCGATGTAA
- a CDS encoding DMT family transporter: protein MRGLSTPVLGGLMIVAYTGLISSADGIIKLLSGGYEAAQIYVLAGGMVAVLSILVNWLCMSREDKRALPQLSIHQPLGQRTGPGGQRTGPGGQKPPSGVFAKYLPWRTACPRAMGLRSLAALLGAICFFYAFRLLPFAQVFLFIGLMPLLAGVMSGLILKERISFGAWIALGMGFVGVLFLFPSGVSSISGGHVLALVGATWGTFSMVMARYISRHDTNLLPQVFYPNLLLCLAMVPLLPVVWQPMPLADLAWALAYAGLLFAARWLAVAALRLLPAYVVTPLMNLQFVWMLTIGAWVFGEMPSQGTWIGGFIVIGSGLFLLRGQVVKPRARQRLLA, encoded by the coding sequence ATGAGGGGGCTTTCAACGCCAGTTCTGGGGGGGCTGATGATCGTGGCGTACACGGGACTTATCTCGTCTGCGGATGGGATCATCAAACTCTTGTCAGGGGGCTATGAGGCGGCCCAGATCTATGTGCTCGCGGGAGGCATGGTTGCCGTCCTGTCGATACTGGTCAACTGGCTGTGCATGTCGCGAGAGGACAAGCGCGCCTTACCCCAGCTGTCAATTCATCAGCCCTTGGGGCAAAGGACAGGACCGGGGGGGCAAAGGACGGGGCCGGGGGGGCAGAAGCCACCCTCTGGGGTCTTTGCCAAATACCTGCCCTGGCGAACGGCTTGCCCGCGTGCCATGGGGCTGCGAAGTCTGGCGGCCCTGCTGGGGGCTATTTGCTTTTTCTATGCGTTTCGCCTGCTGCCTTTTGCGCAGGTTTTTCTGTTTATTGGTCTGATGCCGCTGCTGGCAGGGGTTATGTCCGGGCTGATCCTGAAAGAGCGGATCAGTTTTGGCGCCTGGATTGCCCTGGGGATGGGATTTGTTGGCGTGCTGTTTTTGTTTCCCAGCGGTGTCTCATCTATCTCGGGGGGGCACGTCCTGGCGCTTGTGGGGGCGACCTGGGGGACATTTTCTATGGTCATGGCGCGCTATATCAGTCGCCATGATACGAACCTGCTGCCGCAGGTCTTTTATCCCAATCTGCTACTCTGCCTTGCAATGGTTCCGCTATTGCCAGTTGTTTGGCAGCCGATGCCACTGGCGGATCTGGCCTGGGCCTTGGCATATGCCGGGTTGCTTTTTGCCGCCCGGTGGCTGGCGGTGGCGGCCCTGCGCCTGCTGCCGGCCTATGTGGTGACACCTTTGATGAATTTGCAATTTGTCTGGATGCTGACAATCGGCGCATGGGTCTTTGGCGAAATGCCGAGCCAAGGCACCTGGATCGGCGGCTTTATCGTGATTGGGTCCGGCCTGTTCCTGCTGCGGGGGCAGGTGGTGAAACCACGAGCCAGGCAGCGGTTGCTCGCCTAA
- a CDS encoding DUF6902 family protein, translating to MAQILRFPKSNWPLRRVDTLSHLIEAVSCHRHAQEDVYWLKENAELLNVLECTQEASGAGVAAGGRDLDGIAPAALAPLRAFYAGADRHLCFFRQYYRFVLSICMDLEDLGLVRSGVGSGSADSAGKGEALAQWVIEQDLPSHELSDLQRAEARRLLARRGLVADFPGLDERLHAFVDESAQFAVPNRKAAYELTHIVFYLSDYGRRPPGLSPAAVQSLTHVGLLAFLDQDADLLSEICISLRYCGETPSAIWEDWLARHHQGFTLMEAGRAAAPPLHRDDYHMFLVSSWHQALYAGSCFYDRIPSAALRFQRPAEQGVLHHLSQAVFQAGSRAGDWQALRPLISAGLSESAYELLCAAERSSVGFETFFEAFARSGTTEGPIARVNNG from the coding sequence ATGGCGCAGATACTGAGGTTTCCCAAAAGCAACTGGCCGCTGCGCCGTGTCGACACCCTGTCGCACCTGATAGAGGCGGTATCCTGTCATCGCCACGCCCAGGAAGATGTCTATTGGTTGAAAGAAAACGCTGAACTGCTGAATGTCCTTGAATGCACCCAAGAGGCCTCTGGGGCAGGTGTGGCGGCTGGGGGGCGTGATCTGGACGGGATTGCCCCTGCGGCCCTTGCTCCGCTGCGCGCCTTTTATGCTGGTGCGGACCGCCATCTTTGTTTTTTCCGACAGTACTACCGGTTTGTTTTGTCCATCTGTATGGACCTGGAAGATCTTGGCCTTGTTCGCTCAGGTGTTGGCTCAGGTTCAGCTGACTCGGCAGGGAAGGGCGAAGCCCTGGCGCAGTGGGTGATAGAGCAGGATCTGCCAAGCCATGAGTTGTCCGACCTGCAACGCGCTGAGGCCCGTCGGCTGTTGGCGCGCCGCGGGCTGGTTGCGGATTTTCCAGGACTGGACGAGAGGCTGCATGCCTTTGTCGATGAGAGCGCCCAGTTTGCGGTGCCCAATCGCAAGGCCGCCTATGAGCTCACACATATTGTATTCTATCTGAGCGACTATGGACGCCGGCCACCGGGGCTGTCACCGGCAGCAGTCCAAAGTCTCACCCATGTCGGGCTGCTCGCCTTTCTGGACCAGGATGCCGACCTTCTGTCCGAGATCTGCATTTCGCTGCGCTATTGTGGCGAAACGCCCTCGGCAATCTGGGAGGACTGGCTGGCGCGGCACCATCAAGGATTTACCTTGATGGAGGCGGGCAGGGCGGCTGCACCGCCGCTGCACCGGGACGACTATCACATGTTCCTGGTGAGCAGCTGGCATCAGGCCCTATACGCGGGGTCCTGTTTTTACGACAGAATTCCGTCAGCAGCCCTGCGCTTCCAACGCCCTGCCGAACAGGGGGTCTTGCATCACCTGTCGCAGGCCGTGTTTCAGGCCGGAAGCCGAGCAGGAGACTGGCAGGCCTTGCGCCCCTTGATTTCTGCAGGCTTGAGTGAAAGCGCCTACGAACTGCTCTGTGCGGCAGAGCGCAGCTCTGTCGGCTTTGAGACCTTTTTTGAGGCCTTTGCCCGCAGCGGCACGACGGAGGGGCCAATTGCGCGGGTAAACAACGGATGA
- a CDS encoding DUF6749 family protein, whose protein sequence is MATFSSDQAKVESNSKGCSLFCGDGAELFSSGSAPEMSTCWSGENTALFSSGSAPQARGDQGSGALVELFSSGSAPTAGATVVRGDLSGLFSSGS, encoded by the coding sequence ATGGCGACTTTTTCTTCAGATCAGGCTAAGGTTGAGTCGAATTCCAAAGGCTGCAGCCTGTTCTGCGGCGACGGGGCGGAGCTTTTCTCCTCCGGCTCCGCACCAGAAATGAGCACCTGCTGGAGTGGCGAGAACACGGCTCTGTTCTCTTCTGGCTCTGCACCTCAGGCGCGGGGCGATCAGGGCTCTGGCGCATTGGTGGAGCTTTTCTCCTCCGGGTCTGCGCCTACAGCAGGGGCAACTGTGGTGCGTGGTGATCTGTCTGGGCTGTTCTCGTCGGGCAGCTAA